In Flammeovirga kamogawensis, the sequence TACATTGATACCTGAAATTATGTCATCATCATTTAGTCCAATAGATTTAATTTTTTATGGTATTGCCTTATATGAAGGTTATAAATTTTCTTTTAGACAACTTTCTGAAGTTGAAATTTACGAGAATATTACGTCAAAATAATTATTTGATTGTACGATAATTCTCTTGTACTAGAAGTAAAGTCATGGAAATCTTTACTTTTAGTACTATTTTTTAAAAGTCTAATTTTTGATAGGTGGAGCAACATTATTCAAACTATAGGCAAAGGAAATTATATATTATTATAATTGCTTTTATTATTTTATTGGGTCTTTATACTCGTAGTAAATATCTAAACACATTAATTTATTCAGGCATTGGTGATTATCTATATGCTTTGATGATTTATTTTATTGCTGGCTTTATATTTAATAAGAAGGGGACTGGAACAATTTTAATATTAAGTATTTTAATCTGTTATTTAATTGAATTCCAACAGCTGTATCAAGCTGATTGGATTGTAAAATTGAGAGCAAATAAATTAATAGCTTTAGTTTTAGGTCGTGGTTTTTTGTGGAGCGATTTAGTTGCTTACACTATTGGAACTTTAACGGGATTTTTTTTAGAAAAATCAGTTTTGAAAATTGAAAAATCAACTTAAATGATGA encodes:
- a CDS encoding ribosomal maturation YjgA family protein, encoding MEQHYSNYRQRKLYIIIIAFIILLGLYTRSKYLNTLIYSGIGDYLYALMIYFIAGFIFNKKGTGTILILSILICYLIEFQQLYQADWIVKLRANKLIALVLGRGFLWSDLVAYTIGTLTGFFLEKSVLKIEKST